The Danio rerio strain Tuebingen ecotype United States chromosome 10, GRCz12tu, whole genome shotgun sequence genome contains a region encoding:
- the LOC141376445 gene encoding uncharacterized protein → MSSSSIIEDFFAFPLEILLERCTKEELLLIAERFDIDVTSNDKKLKETLMKAVKSALCERGVLEVRAPIIPDESVSSPVCSVDLNAKFSEMSLQEKQLCVDAEKFRAERDVCALKEKELENDFEVKKMQQQLEMRKMELELQKEREEREFQLRKLELELKLKSHQAPVISAAESNVFDVHKNIRLVPPFLEREVEKYFQHFERVAESLKWPKTFWTLLLQCVLIGRAQDVYSALTTEQSSDYEIVKSAILQAYELAPEAYRQKFRTHFKSEKSTFLEFAREKENLFDRWCSSVKIKSKEELRELILLEEFKCCVPNAVAMYLNEHKVTKLSEAALMADEFTLTHQNTAHVNDMSRLKLNSMSKSKKMLSRQHVVSVPAENVSLTRQKGEIICFYCKKQGHKISDCAILKKKDKSVKPVGLISKVNHNVSTKQIEKINISEMEDKTSVDFGPFITDGSVSLPDSDEFVPVRILRDTGAGQSFLMQGLLPLSERTATGSHVLVRGLEMSYMEVPLHHIHLNSKLVTGDVVVGVRANLPIPGVTFILGNDLAGGNVWEKPDGEISPVVFPSVEGLNKPPDCSDLFPACAVTRAMTKRGVLDETGSVLSDTFISSTDSSLEPGTVNTTTVDEETPVHNITSVDAHIEKPVSLSESPPCDANANTCLLSPLHSVTRAELIKAQHADEAVQEMFSLVGAGGENKVSTSYILRDGLLCRQQPMSSDSSLDPRIQIVVPSIFRHDVLRLSHQGPAGHTGYMS, encoded by the exons ATGTCGTCTTCATCAATTATTGAAGATTTCTTTGCATTTCCTTTGGAGATACTACTGGAGAGATGTACGAAGGAGGAACTGTTGCTGATCGCGGAGCGTTTTGATATTGATGTAACGAGTAATGACAAGAAACTCAAGGAAACGCTGATGAAAGCTGTGAAGAGCGCACTTTGTGAACGCGGCGTTTTAGAGGTAAGAGCTCCTATTATTCCTGATGAGTCTGTATCGTCTCCTGTTTGTAGTGTCGATCTAAATGCAAAGTTTAGTGAAATGTCGTTGCAAGAAAAACAGCTGTGTGTTGATGCGGAAAAATTTAGAGCCGAGCGTGATGTTTGTGCTTTGAAAGAGAAAGAGTTGGAGAATGATTTTGAAGTAAAGAAAATGCAACAACAGTTAGAAATGCGGAAAATGGAGTTGGAGTTGCAGAAAGAGCGAGAGGAAAGAGAGTTTCAATTGCGAAAACTTGAGCTGGAATTGAAATTAAAATCACATCAAGCTCCTGTAATTTCAGCTGCTGAGTCAAATGTGTTTGATGTACACAAAAACATTAGGCTAGTGCCGCCGTTTTTGGAGAGGGAAGTAGAGAAATACTTTCAGCATTTTGAACGTGTTGCAGAGTCATTAAAGTGGCCAAAGACTTTTTGGACATTATTATTGCAGTGCGTGTTGATAGGGAGAGCACAGGATGTGTATTCAGCGTTGACTACAGAGCAAAGTAGCGATTATGAGATTGTGAAGTCCGCTATTTTACAAGCTTATGAATTAGCACCTGAGGCTTATCGACAAAAATTCAGAACTCATTTTAAATCTGAGAAAAGCACTTTTCTTGAGTTTGCTAGAGAGAAAGAAAATCTGTTTGACCGCTGGTGCTCATCTGTAAAAATTAAATCTAAGGAGGAGCTTAGAGAGCTCATTCTTCTTGAAGAGTTTAAGTGCTGTGTCCCAAATGCTGTGGCCATGTATCTTAATGAGCATAAAGTGACTAAACTGTCTGAGGCTGCACTTATGGCAGATGAATTTACTCTCACTCACCAGAATACTGCTCATGTAAATGATATGAGTAGATTAAAGCTGAATTCtatgagtaaaagtaaaaagatgCTTTCACGTCAGCATGTTGTGTCAGTTCCTGCTGAAAATGTTTCACTCACACGTCAAAAAGgtgaaattatttgtttttattgtaaaaaacaagGACATAAAATTTCTGactgtgctattttaaaaaagaaagataaatctGTTAAACCTGTTGGTTTGATTTCAAAAGTGAATCACAATGTTAGCACTAAGCAGATTGAGAAAATAAATATCAGTGAAATGGAGGATAAGACCAGTGTGGATTTTGGGCCATTCATTACTGATGGTAGTGTTTCTTTGCCTGACTCTGATGAATTTGTTCCTGTTCGTATTCTTCGTGATACAGGTGCTGGACAGTCATTTTTGATGCAAGGACTTTTGCCTTTGTCTGAACGTACTGCTACTGGGTCTCATGTGCTGGTCAGAGGGCTTGAAATGAGCTACATGGAAGTTCCATTGCACCACATTCACCTTAACTCCAAACTTGTAACAGGTGATGTAGTTGTAGGAGTTCGTGCTAACCTTCCTATTCCTGGTGTCACCTTTATACTTGGAAATGACTTGGCTGGTGGTAATGTGTGGGAGAAACCTGATGGTGAAATTTCACCTGTAGTGTTTCCTTCTGTTGAAGGATTGAATAAGCCTCCTGACTGTTCTGATTTGTTCCCAGCATGTGCAGTAACTCGAGCGATGACTAAGAGAGGAGTGTTGGATGAGACAGGAAGTGTTCTTAGTGATACTTTTATTTCATCTACAGACTCTTCACTAGAGCCTGGTACTGTGAACACCACTACTGTAGATGAAGAGACTCCTGTGCACAATATTACATCTGTTGATGCACATATTGAAAAGCCCGTTTCACTTTCTGAAAGTCCACCTTGTGATGCTAATGCTAACACTTGTTTGTTATCTCCACTTCATAGTGTGACTCGAGCTGAGCTGATAAAAGCCCAGCATGCGGATGAAGCTGTTCAGGAGATGTTTTCCTTAGTCGGTGCTGGTGGAGAAAACAAAGTCTCCACGTCTTATATTCTTCGGGATGGGTTGCTTTGCAGACAACAGCCTATGTCTTCTGACTCTTCTCTTGATCCTAGGATCCAAATTGTGGTTCCTTCAATTTTTCGTCATGATGTCTTAAGGCTGTCACACCAAGGCCCTGCTGGTCATACGGGG TACATGTCGTGA